From the genome of Gracilibacillus salitolerans, one region includes:
- a CDS encoding ABC transporter substrate-binding protein, giving the protein MKKKLLLLLMALFLSVFAVACGNDGSETTEEDQNQEETNTDGESGEESSSITVSDIYGEQTFEEVPERIVVLEWVYAENLLALGVQPVGMADIEGYHSWVNIEPELGEEVEDVGTRQEPNLEAIHALEPDVIITANSRHEAILESLEAIAPTLAYNSYPEEGEGTQYEEMEATFKEMAKLVQKEEQADEILTELDQSYQDIETEIADAGIENTDFVLSQAYSSDNSPVIRLFKDNAMATEIMTKIGLENAYQSEGFQLYGFDETSVESLQTAQDAHFFYIVQEDDNVFTDQLAGNPAWEELAFVKEDRTYALPGDTWTFGGPLSAEVFANQIKEALLQEK; this is encoded by the coding sequence ATGAAAAAGAAATTACTGTTATTATTAATGGCTTTATTCTTAAGTGTATTCGCTGTTGCTTGTGGAAATGACGGCAGTGAGACAACAGAAGAGGATCAAAACCAGGAAGAAACAAATACAGACGGTGAATCAGGAGAAGAAAGTAGTTCCATTACTGTCTCTGATATTTATGGCGAGCAAACGTTTGAAGAAGTTCCAGAACGTATTGTAGTACTAGAGTGGGTTTATGCTGAAAACCTGCTGGCACTAGGTGTACAACCAGTTGGGATGGCAGATATTGAAGGATACCACTCATGGGTCAATATTGAGCCCGAACTAGGTGAAGAAGTAGAAGATGTAGGCACACGTCAGGAGCCAAATTTAGAAGCCATTCACGCTTTAGAGCCAGATGTTATTATTACAGCTAATTCTCGTCATGAAGCGATTCTCGAAAGTTTGGAAGCTATTGCACCGACATTGGCTTATAATTCATATCCTGAAGAAGGAGAAGGCACTCAGTATGAAGAAATGGAAGCTACCTTCAAAGAAATGGCAAAACTAGTTCAGAAAGAAGAGCAAGCAGACGAAATTCTAACTGAATTAGATCAAAGCTATCAGGATATCGAAACAGAAATTGCTGATGCTGGAATTGAGAATACTGACTTTGTTTTATCTCAAGCATACAGTTCTGATAATTCTCCAGTTATTCGTTTATTTAAAGATAATGCAATGGCAACGGAGATTATGACTAAAATTGGCTTAGAAAATGCCTATCAGTCAGAAGGGTTCCAACTTTACGGTTTTGATGAAACTAGTGTAGAATCATTACAGACAGCACAAGATGCACATTTCTTCTATATTGTTCAGGAAGATGACAATGTCTTTACTGATCAATTGGCAGGAAACCCTGCATGGGAAGAACTTGCTTTTGTAAAAGAAGATAGAACTTATGCGTTACCAGGTGATACATGGACATTTGGTGGTCCGTTGTCTGCGGAAGTTTTTGCAAATCAAATTAAAGAAGCATTATTACAAGAGAAGTGA
- the gpmI gene encoding 2,3-bisphosphoglycerate-independent phosphoglycerate mutase — translation MSQNKLAALIILDGYAIRDEEKGNAVKQANTPNFDRYWNQFPTSQLTASGEAVGLPAGQMGNSEVGHLNIGAGRIVYQSLTRVNLSIKDGDFFDNQVLINAVEHAKNNDKALHVFGLLSDGGVHSHIEHMYAVLKLAADKGLKKVYVHAFLDGRDVDQKSAKKYIEQALEKMKEYGVGEFATISGRYYSMDRDKRWDRVKKSYDAMVYGEGPKYTDPFEVVEDSYKNEIYDEFVIPSVITDENGKPKATIEDEDSVIFYNFRPDRAIQISRTFANEDFRDFDRGGKSPKNIHFVCLTNFSETVDGYVAYEPVNLDNTVGEVLAQNDLKQLRIAETEKYPHVTFFMSGGREQEFPGEKRVLIDSPKVATYDLQPEMSAYEVTDALLEELDKDTPNAIILNFANPDMVGHSGMLEPTIKAIETVDECLGKVVDKIIEKGGQAIITADHGNSDEVITPDGDPMTAHTTNPVPVIVTKDGAELRGGGILADLAPTLLDLLQVEKPKEMTGESLIQK, via the coding sequence ATGAGTCAAAATAAACTAGCAGCATTGATCATTCTCGATGGTTATGCGATAAGAGATGAAGAGAAAGGTAATGCAGTTAAACAAGCAAATACACCAAACTTTGATCGTTACTGGAATCAATTCCCGACAAGTCAATTAACAGCTTCAGGGGAAGCAGTAGGTCTTCCAGCGGGTCAGATGGGAAACTCTGAAGTAGGTCATTTAAACATTGGTGCCGGTCGTATCGTGTATCAAAGTTTAACTCGTGTTAATTTATCAATTAAAGATGGGGACTTCTTTGATAATCAAGTATTAATTAACGCGGTAGAGCATGCGAAAAATAATGATAAAGCACTACATGTTTTTGGACTACTGTCTGATGGTGGTGTACATAGTCACATCGAGCATATGTATGCTGTGCTGAAGCTTGCTGCAGATAAAGGACTCAAAAAAGTATATGTACATGCCTTTTTGGATGGTCGTGATGTGGATCAAAAATCAGCAAAGAAATATATCGAGCAAGCTTTAGAAAAAATGAAGGAATATGGCGTTGGAGAGTTCGCAACTATTTCCGGACGTTATTATTCCATGGATCGTGACAAGCGCTGGGATCGTGTTAAAAAGTCTTATGACGCGATGGTATATGGAGAAGGACCAAAATACACGGATCCATTCGAAGTTGTAGAAGATTCTTATAAGAACGAAATTTATGATGAATTCGTCATCCCATCTGTGATTACAGATGAGAATGGTAAGCCAAAAGCTACGATTGAAGATGAAGATTCTGTGATCTTCTATAACTTCCGTCCAGACCGCGCAATTCAAATCTCACGTACCTTTGCAAATGAAGATTTCCGTGACTTTGACCGCGGTGGCAAATCGCCAAAGAATATCCATTTCGTTTGTTTAACTAACTTTAGTGAAACAGTAGATGGTTATGTAGCTTATGAACCAGTCAATCTAGACAATACAGTAGGTGAAGTATTAGCGCAAAATGATTTAAAACAACTACGTATTGCCGAAACGGAAAAGTATCCGCACGTTACCTTTTTCATGAGTGGGGGACGTGAGCAAGAGTTCCCTGGTGAAAAACGAGTGCTGATCGATTCGCCGAAAGTGGCAACATATGATTTACAACCAGAAATGAGTGCTTACGAAGTAACGGACGCGTTATTAGAAGAGTTGGATAAAGATACGCCTAATGCGATCATACTAAACTTTGCCAACCCTGATATGGTAGGTCATTCTGGTATGCTGGAGCCGACGATTAAGGCAATTGAAACCGTTGATGAATGTCTAGGAAAAGTTGTTGACAAAATCATCGAAAAGGGTGGTCAAGCGATTATTACAGCGGACCACGGTAACTCTGATGAAGTAATAACGCCTGATGGTGACCCAATGACAGCTCATACAACCAACCCAGTTCCAGTCATTGTGACAAAAGATGGAGCGGAGTTACGTGGTGGCGGTATTTTAGCTGATCTCGCACCAACATTATTAGATTTATTACAAGTAGAAAAACCAAAAGAGATGACAGGCGAAAGCCTTATTCAAAAATAA
- a CDS encoding phosphocarrier protein HPr, translated as MAVEKTVTITDETGVHARPATVLVNKAGSFASDMNLEYNGKSINLKSIMGVMSLGIPQGAEIKIVADGSDEQEALDAVVEVIKSEGLGE; from the coding sequence ATGGCAGTAGAAAAAACAGTAACAATTACAGACGAAACAGGAGTTCACGCACGTCCAGCAACAGTACTAGTGAATAAAGCAGGTAGCTTTGCATCTGATATGAACTTAGAATATAACGGTAAATCCATTAACTTAAAATCAATTATGGGTGTTATGTCTCTAGGTATTCCTCAAGGTGCTGAAATCAAAATCGTTGCTGACGGTTCTGACGAACAAGAAGCACTAGATGCAGTGGTCGAGGTTATCAAATCAGAAGGTCTAGGAGAGTAA
- a CDS encoding alpha/beta hydrolase encodes MQEESFWFCTDDQHDLFVKCWQNTSSPKAIIQIAHGMVEHIERYHDFATYLTEHNFTVYGHDHRGHGKTGDNANSLGYFADENGFDRVVQDCIELTEMIKQKHPHTPIFLIGHSMGSFVSRRYMMLEPNHLTGVILVGTGFQPYALLTMAKQLAKTVGYIRGQNAEAKLMNKLTFFGYNKHTDNQTAFDWICSDQEEVEKYTKDKFCGFTPTNQFFYDLYTGLQWIQSKDKTDNIPKDLPLLFVSGKEDPVGHYGEGVQKAVAFYRSIDMKNVNNHLYEKGRHEILNETNKIEVFHNIVTWIEKQMACHNFTLSL; translated from the coding sequence ATGCAGGAAGAATCTTTTTGGTTTTGTACGGATGATCAACACGATCTTTTCGTAAAATGCTGGCAAAATACTTCATCACCAAAAGCGATTATACAAATTGCTCATGGCATGGTAGAACATATTGAACGTTACCATGATTTTGCTACATACCTAACGGAGCATAATTTTACGGTCTACGGCCATGACCATCGTGGACATGGTAAAACAGGTGATAACGCAAACTCGCTTGGATATTTCGCAGATGAAAACGGGTTTGACCGTGTTGTACAAGACTGCATTGAATTAACAGAGATGATTAAACAAAAACATCCACACACACCTATTTTTCTCATTGGTCATAGTATGGGTTCCTTTGTTAGCAGAAGATATATGATGTTAGAACCGAACCATTTAACAGGAGTAATTTTAGTTGGTACAGGTTTCCAACCATATGCTTTATTAACCATGGCCAAACAACTGGCTAAAACAGTTGGTTACATCAGAGGACAAAATGCAGAAGCAAAATTAATGAATAAACTTACTTTTTTCGGCTATAACAAACATACAGATAATCAAACGGCTTTTGATTGGATATGTTCTGACCAAGAAGAAGTAGAAAAATACACAAAAGATAAATTTTGTGGTTTTACACCTACCAATCAATTCTTCTACGATCTTTATACTGGATTACAATGGATTCAATCCAAAGATAAAACTGACAACATTCCAAAAGATCTCCCATTACTTTTCGTAAGTGGAAAAGAAGATCCAGTTGGACATTATGGAGAAGGAGTTCAAAAAGCCGTCGCATTTTATCGTTCCATAGATATGAAAAATGTTAACAATCATCTGTACGAAAAAGGAAGACACGAAATTTTGAACGAAACCAACAAAATAGAGGTTTTTCACAATATTGTCACATGGATTGAAAAGCAAATGGCTTGTCACAACTTTACACTATCTTTATAA
- the eno gene encoding phosphopyruvate hydratase has protein sequence MPYITDVYAREVLDSRGNPTVEVEIFTEAGAFGSALVPSGASTGEHEAVELRDGDKDRYLGKGVLKAVENVNEVIAPELLGIDVTRQVVIDQLLLELDGTENKGKLGANAILGVSMAAAHAASDYLGVPLYTYLGGFNATTLPTPMMNILNGGEHADNNVDIQEFMIMPVGAPTFREALRMGAEIFHNLKKVLSGKGYNTGVGDEGGFAPNLKSNEEALSTIIEAIEAAGYKPGEEVKLAMDVASSEFYEDGKYNLKGEGVVRTSEEMVAWYDEMINKYPIVSIEDGLDENDWEGHKLLTDRIGDRVQLVGDDLFVTNTKRLAQGIEQGVGNSILVKVNQIGTLTETFEAIEMAKRAGYTAVISHRSGETEDATIADIAVATNAGQIKTGAPSRTDRVAKYNQLLRIEDELVGTAKYAGKTAFYNLNK, from the coding sequence ATGCCTTACATTACAGATGTTTATGCACGCGAAGTATTAGATTCCCGTGGTAACCCAACAGTTGAAGTTGAAATTTTTACGGAAGCAGGAGCTTTCGGTTCTGCACTAGTTCCAAGTGGTGCATCTACTGGTGAACACGAAGCAGTAGAATTACGTGATGGTGACAAAGACCGTTACCTAGGAAAAGGTGTATTAAAAGCAGTAGAAAACGTAAATGAAGTAATTGCACCTGAATTATTGGGTATCGACGTTACTCGCCAAGTTGTTATTGATCAATTGTTATTAGAACTTGATGGTACAGAAAACAAAGGAAAATTAGGTGCGAATGCAATTCTGGGTGTATCAATGGCAGCAGCACACGCAGCGTCTGATTACCTAGGAGTACCGTTATATACTTACTTAGGTGGATTCAACGCAACTACACTTCCTACACCAATGATGAATATCTTAAATGGTGGGGAGCATGCGGATAACAACGTAGATATTCAAGAATTTATGATCATGCCTGTAGGTGCTCCAACATTCCGTGAAGCACTTCGTATGGGTGCTGAAATTTTCCATAACTTGAAAAAGGTATTAAGTGGAAAAGGCTACAACACTGGTGTTGGTGACGAAGGTGGTTTCGCACCAAACCTAAAATCAAATGAAGAAGCTCTTTCGACTATCATTGAAGCAATTGAAGCTGCTGGTTACAAGCCAGGAGAAGAAGTGAAGCTTGCAATGGACGTAGCATCTTCTGAATTCTACGAAGATGGCAAGTACAACCTAAAAGGAGAAGGCGTTGTTCGTACTTCTGAAGAAATGGTTGCTTGGTATGATGAAATGATCAACAAATACCCAATCGTTTCTATCGAAGATGGTTTAGATGAAAACGACTGGGAAGGTCACAAGCTATTAACTGATCGCATCGGTGATCGTGTTCAATTAGTTGGTGACGACTTATTCGTTACTAATACGAAGCGACTAGCTCAAGGTATTGAGCAAGGTGTGGGTAACTCTATCCTTGTAAAAGTAAACCAAATTGGTACACTTACTGAAACTTTTGAAGCAATCGAAATGGCGAAACGTGCTGGATATACAGCAGTTATCTCTCACCGCTCTGGTGAAACAGAAGATGCAACAATTGCGGATATCGCTGTTGCAACTAACGCTGGTCAAATCAAAACAGGTGCGCCATCCCGTACAGACCGCGTTGCAAAATACAACCAATTACTACGTATCGAAGACGAACTAGTAGGCACAGCAAAATACGCTGGAAAAACAGCATTCTACAACCTAAACAAATAA
- the secG gene encoding preprotein translocase subunit SecG → MLSVAMTLLIIDAIVLIVFVLLQSGKSAGLSGAISGGAEQLFGKQKARGIDAVLHRGTVISGVLLFVLTFAIAYLL, encoded by the coding sequence ATGTTAAGCGTTGCAATGACTTTGTTAATTATTGATGCCATCGTATTAATCGTATTTGTATTATTACAATCCGGTAAGAGTGCAGGACTATCTGGAGCCATTTCAGGTGGTGCAGAGCAATTATTTGGAAAGCAAAAAGCAAGAGGTATTGATGCTGTATTACACCGCGGGACAGTTATATCTGGTGTGTTACTATTTGTTCTTACTTTTGCTATTGCTTATTTATTATAA
- the ptsP gene encoding phosphoenolpyruvate--protein phosphotransferase, with amino-acid sequence MSQLTGIAASNGIAIAKAYKLAIPDLSFDKKKVDNTTNEVERLTNALEVSKSELEKIKEHARTSLGDEHAEIFSAHLLVLSDPELINPIKDKIETDQVNAEFALDETAQMFIEMFENMDNEYMRERAADIKDVTKRVMAHLLEVSFPNPALIDDEVIVIAEDLTPSDTAQLNKQFVQGFTTNIGGRTSHSAIMARSLEIPAVVGTKAITEQAKEGDILIVDGIDGTVIINPTDDEINEYKLKQQNFEEQKQEWAKLKDEPTISKDGTHVELVANIGTPNDVEGVINNGGEGVGLYRTEFLYMGKNELPTEDEQFDAYKSVLEQMGDKPVVVRTLDIGGDKELPYLELPDEMNPFLGYRAIRICLERDDIFRTQLRALLRASRYGNLKIMFPMIATLDEFRQAKAILLEEKENLTKEGTEVSDDIEVGIMVEIPSTAVIARQFAKEVDFFSVGTNDLIQYTLAADRMNERVSYLYQPYHPAILNLVNNVIEAAHAEGKWAGMCGEMAGDSIAIPILLGLGLDEFSMSATSILPARTQMKDLSKEELASYKDQLLSMGTADEVEAFIREKTNQ; translated from the coding sequence ATGAGTCAATTAACAGGTATAGCAGCATCCAATGGAATAGCAATTGCCAAAGCTTACAAACTAGCTATTCCTGATCTTTCTTTTGATAAAAAGAAAGTAGATAATACAACAAATGAAGTCGAGCGTTTAACGAATGCGCTGGAAGTTTCTAAATCTGAACTAGAAAAAATCAAAGAGCATGCTCGCACCTCTTTAGGTGATGAGCATGCGGAAATTTTTTCTGCTCACTTACTAGTACTAAGTGATCCTGAACTCATCAATCCAATCAAGGATAAAATTGAGACAGATCAAGTTAATGCTGAGTTTGCATTAGATGAAACAGCACAAATGTTTATTGAAATGTTCGAAAATATGGACAATGAATATATGAGAGAACGTGCTGCGGATATTAAGGATGTTACCAAACGAGTAATGGCACATCTGTTAGAGGTTTCCTTCCCAAATCCAGCCTTAATAGATGACGAAGTAATTGTCATAGCTGAAGATTTAACGCCATCTGATACTGCACAATTAAATAAACAATTTGTGCAAGGTTTTACCACCAATATTGGAGGTCGTACTTCTCACTCAGCGATTATGGCTCGCTCTTTAGAAATTCCGGCGGTTGTGGGAACAAAAGCAATCACAGAACAAGCAAAAGAAGGTGACATCTTAATAGTGGACGGCATTGATGGTACAGTAATCATCAACCCAACTGACGATGAAATCAACGAGTATAAACTAAAACAACAAAACTTTGAAGAACAGAAACAAGAATGGGCTAAACTGAAAGATGAGCCTACCATTTCCAAAGATGGTACACATGTTGAATTAGTAGCTAACATTGGTACACCAAATGATGTAGAAGGTGTCATCAACAATGGTGGTGAAGGTGTTGGTTTATACCGTACTGAATTTTTATACATGGGTAAAAATGAACTTCCAACAGAAGATGAGCAGTTTGATGCTTATAAATCAGTATTAGAACAAATGGGAGACAAGCCTGTAGTCGTCCGTACATTGGATATCGGTGGGGATAAAGAACTTCCATACTTAGAATTACCAGATGAAATGAATCCATTCCTTGGATATCGTGCAATCCGCATTTGTCTAGAGCGTGATGATATATTCCGTACACAACTACGTGCACTTCTTCGTGCAAGTAGATATGGAAATTTAAAAATTATGTTCCCGATGATCGCAACATTGGACGAATTCCGTCAAGCGAAGGCTATCTTACTGGAAGAAAAAGAAAACTTGACGAAAGAAGGAACAGAAGTATCTGATGATATCGAAGTTGGAATTATGGTCGAAATTCCTTCCACTGCAGTTATTGCTCGTCAATTTGCTAAAGAAGTTGATTTCTTTAGTGTTGGTACGAACGATTTAATTCAGTATACATTAGCAGCTGACCGTATGAATGAACGTGTGAGCTACTTATACCAACCATACCACCCAGCAATCCTTAACCTTGTCAACAATGTAATTGAAGCAGCACATGCAGAAGGTAAATGGGCTGGAATGTGTGGGGAAATGGCAGGAGACTCTATCGCAATCCCTATTCTACTTGGATTAGGTCTAGATGAATTTAGTATGAGTGCAACATCGATTTTGCCTGCTCGTACACAAATGAAAGACCTGTCAAAAGAAGAATTAGCTTCATACAAAGATCAGCTTCTAAGCATGGGTACAGCAGATGAAGTAGAAGCATTTATCCGTGAAAAAACAAATCAATAA
- a CDS encoding iron ABC transporter permease — MSKQSYIGRTVLTFGGGTVLLLLLLFIHMNQGSVSIAPSTIFNAIFMPEDQLEHHTVRYLRMPRAIIGILAGGALAVSGVLLQTITKNPLASASTLGIHSGSYFAVVFASVFISAASGWSGLLVAFLGGMITAVLVYTLAGVANANPVKMVLAGMVITMMFSAFTSLLQIFFENETAGLFLWGSGTLVQNNWEGVQFSLPFITIGLIGSLLIAKSLDLFQLGEEVATGLGQKVQRTRIITVLLAVFLASVTVSVVGPIGFVGLIAPHLIKLLGFQKHYVVILGSFLWGAVVLLGADVLARVLDPTFSELPVGAITAFIGAPWLIWLIMNKQNKKYGSKDTGILAGSINSLAMQKWIIPILSVFAISIVFVGISTGNNGIQLVQTFQAIFLNNDEFTKNMALDLRLPRLLVAATSGVLLAISGYIFQGVLRNPLADPSVIGITSGAGVGALTFLYIGSISAVWVPLGAFIGALIAFLVVMLLAYRAEFQPALLALLGIGISAFGSAVIQIIVVRSDMAVASALTWLSGTTYAKTWTELTYYLVGPLIILVPIVYLVSDRIHTLALGDDTAKGLGLSVLKTRFYLALLASVVAAASVATVGTIGFVGLIAPHVARLLLGPAHKHLFFTTALLGGVILMVADVLSRTLLVPKEIPSGIIVAIIGAPYFLWLMNRSNKWKM, encoded by the coding sequence ATGTCGAAACAGAGTTATATAGGAAGAACGGTTCTGACCTTCGGGGGCGGAACCGTCCTTTTGCTTTTATTATTATTTATACATATGAATCAAGGTAGTGTATCAATCGCACCATCTACTATTTTTAATGCGATTTTTATGCCGGAAGATCAGTTAGAACACCATACCGTTCGTTATCTACGAATGCCACGAGCGATTATCGGGATCTTGGCAGGTGGCGCTTTAGCGGTATCTGGTGTGCTTTTGCAAACGATAACGAAAAACCCATTAGCATCTGCCAGTACATTGGGGATACATTCAGGCTCGTATTTTGCCGTGGTATTTGCTAGTGTATTTATTTCTGCAGCAAGTGGATGGAGTGGCTTATTGGTTGCTTTTCTTGGTGGTATGATAACAGCGGTCCTTGTTTATACGTTGGCTGGTGTGGCCAATGCGAACCCTGTCAAAATGGTTTTAGCAGGTATGGTCATAACCATGATGTTCTCAGCTTTTACTTCACTATTACAGATCTTTTTTGAAAACGAAACTGCTGGTCTTTTCTTGTGGGGCTCAGGAACACTTGTACAAAATAACTGGGAAGGTGTGCAATTCTCTTTACCATTTATCACCATTGGACTTATTGGTTCATTATTGATAGCGAAATCATTAGACTTGTTTCAATTAGGAGAAGAAGTAGCGACTGGTTTAGGACAGAAGGTACAGCGAACAAGAATCATCACAGTACTACTCGCTGTATTTCTCGCATCTGTTACTGTAAGTGTTGTTGGTCCAATTGGGTTTGTTGGTTTGATTGCGCCTCATCTTATTAAATTATTGGGTTTTCAAAAGCATTATGTTGTCATTTTAGGTTCATTTTTATGGGGAGCAGTTGTCTTACTAGGTGCTGATGTTCTTGCCAGAGTATTAGATCCGACTTTTTCTGAATTACCTGTTGGGGCAATAACAGCGTTTATCGGTGCTCCATGGCTAATCTGGCTGATTATGAACAAACAAAACAAGAAGTATGGTAGCAAGGATACAGGTATATTAGCTGGCTCAATCAATTCGTTAGCTATGCAAAAATGGATTATCCCAATCCTTAGTGTTTTCGCTATTTCGATAGTATTTGTCGGAATTTCTACTGGAAACAATGGCATACAATTAGTACAGACATTTCAGGCAATCTTTTTAAATAATGATGAGTTCACTAAAAATATGGCACTTGACCTAAGACTTCCAAGGCTATTGGTAGCGGCAACAAGTGGTGTATTGTTGGCTATTAGCGGCTATATTTTTCAGGGGGTATTACGTAATCCATTAGCAGATCCGTCTGTGATTGGTATTACATCAGGTGCTGGTGTTGGAGCATTAACTTTTCTATACATCGGTTCCATTTCAGCCGTATGGGTTCCGTTAGGGGCGTTTATCGGTGCACTTATTGCCTTTTTAGTCGTGATGTTGTTAGCTTATCGTGCGGAATTCCAACCAGCATTGTTAGCACTGCTTGGTATTGGTATATCAGCATTTGGTTCAGCAGTGATTCAAATTATAGTTGTACGTTCAGATATGGCAGTAGCATCTGCGTTAACTTGGTTATCAGGAACGACTTACGCGAAAACTTGGACAGAATTGACCTATTATCTTGTAGGACCACTTATTATTCTGGTGCCGATCGTATATTTAGTTAGTGACCGGATTCATACATTGGCACTAGGAGATGACACGGCTAAAGGATTAGGACTATCGGTATTGAAGACGCGATTTTATTTAGCTTTATTAGCTTCTGTAGTAGCGGCAGCAAGTGTAGCAACTGTTGGAACAATAGGATTTGTCGGATTAATCGCACCACATGTTGCTCGCTTGTTGTTAGGACCCGCACACAAGCATTTGTTTTTCACTACAGCATTATTAGGTGGTGTAATCCTCATGGTTGCAGATGTACTAAGCAGAACTTTATTAGTACCAAAAGAAATACCATCAGGAATCATAGTAGCTATCATTGGAGCCCCATATTTCCTATGGTTAATGAACCGATCTAACAAATGGAAAATGTGA